The sequence CTCGATCATGGACAGGTCGGAGTGGCAGAGGCCGCAGTACTCCACCGCGATCTCCACGTCTTCCGCGCCGAGTGGGCCCGGATCGTAATCGTGCCGCTGCAGCGGTGCGCCGACGGACAGGCTGGCCCAGGCTCTGATGGTGCTCATGGCATGCTCCCTTTCAGTGAGCCCCATGATGCCTGCATCGACGCATCGACAGGCTGTCGGCTCCGCTTCCGCCAGGTTGCGGGGGTGGTGGCCAGGGGCAGAATCGAACTGCCGACACGCGGATTTTCAATCCGCTGCTCTACCGACTGAGCTACCTGGCCATCGTTTCACGCATTTGCAGACCGGGGATTCCGGAGCGCGGCCGCGGATTATAGCCAAATCGGTCGGCTTTGGTACCCGAAGCTTGCATGACCCGCCCGTGGGTCAGGCGCCGGGCGATGCCGCCGAACCGTCGCGCAACAGCGCTTCCAGTGGCACGGCCTCGATTCCCGCGCCCAGCGCGAAGCGGTGGCGGCCGGGATAGACCACATACAGCGCGTCGAGTTGCAGCAACTCGGCCGCGGTGCGCATCGAGCGCGTGACCTGCGGCGTGTGTGAACGCTTGAACTCGACGCCGACGCGGCGCTGGCCGCGCACCAGCAGCAGGTCGAGCGCTGGCCCCTGGTGGGCCGCCCAGAACCACGCCTCGTCGGGCAGGGCAAGCCGCAGCACCTGCTCCAGGGCGAAGCCTTCCCAGCTTGCGCCGCAGCGCGGGTGCGCCAGCAACTGATCCACAGTCGGGACGTCCATCAATGCGTGCAGCAGCCCCGAGTCGCGGAAGTACACCTTCGGTGCACGTACCTGCCGCTTGCCCAGGTTCTCGTGCCAGGGCTGCAACTGCCTGACCATCATCGTCTGGGTCAACGTGTCGAGATAGCGGCGTACGGTGGGTTCGGATACGCCGAGCGAACGGGCAGGATCGGCCGCGTTCCAGACCTGTCCGTGCACATGCGCGAGCATGCGCCAGAAGCGCAGCATCGCCGGGGCAGCCACATTGATGCCGAACTGCGGCAGGTCCAGCTCTACGTGGCTGGTGATTGCCCCGAGTCGCCACGCGAGGCTGTCCTCATCCGATGCGGCAAGGAACGAACGTGGATAACCGCCGCGCAGCCAGAGGCGATCGGTTGCCCCGTCGCCGGCCGATTCGGCTTCCATCAGGTCGAAGCCGCCGACTTCGATGCGCTCGACGCGCCCGAGCAGCGATTCGTCGGCGCGTTTCGCGAGCGTCGGCGATGCGCTGCCCAGCAGCAGGAACTGCCCGAGGCGATCGGACCGGTCGATTAGGACCCGGAGCACGGGAAACAGCTCGGGCAGGCGCTGCACCTCGTCGATCACGACCAGCCCCTCGGTGCGCGCGAGCGCGTCGAACGGCTGGGCGAGGCGCCGCGCGTCGCGTGGATCTTCTGCGTCGAAGTAAAGCGCGGATCCGGCGGCGACGAGTTGCCGGGCAAGGGTGGTCTTTCCGGACTGCCTGGGGCCTGTCAGGACGACTGCCCTCGATCGGCCGAGCGCTTCGCGGATGCGGGAGAGCAGCGCCGG comes from Rhodocyclaceae bacterium and encodes:
- a CDS encoding ATP-binding protein is translated as MLSRIREALGRSRAVVLTGPRQSGKTTLARQLVAAGSALYFDAEDPRDARRLAQPFDALARTEGLVVIDEVQRLPELFPVLRVLIDRSDRLGQFLLLGSASPTLAKRADESLLGRVERIEVGGFDLMEAESAGDGATDRLWLRGGYPRSFLAASDEDSLAWRLGAITSHVELDLPQFGINVAAPAMLRFWRMLAHVHGQVWNAADPARSLGVSEPTVRRYLDTLTQTMMVRQLQPWHENLGKRQVRAPKVYFRDSGLLHALMDVPTVDQLLAHPRCGASWEGFALEQVLRLALPDEAWFWAAHQGPALDLLLVRGQRRVGVEFKRSHTPQVTRSMRTAAELLQLDALYVVYPGRHRFALGAGIEAVPLEALLRDGSAASPGA